From the Meleagris gallopavo isolate NT-WF06-2002-E0010 breed Aviagen turkey brand Nicholas breeding stock chromosome 17, Turkey_5.1, whole genome shotgun sequence genome, one window contains:
- the LOC104913572 gene encoding unconventional myosin-XVIIIb-like, whose protein sequence is MKKDVGGRKKEPKEMKEPAKSTKKSESAKREAGGTQEKPDGVAKGVGKAKGEPQESKEAPQGGEEALAESKAARVESKEETGESADQEQAPKDVWYEADKVWLMQQDGFVLATQLKPDVGTPELPAGRVRVRRDADGSITEVDEDSVQRTNPPHLDLAEDLATLLNLNECSALNTLQHRYHSHLPYTYAGPSLVAIRPGPDAGNHAGKVSKGRRDSTAPHICSVAQRAYRTLLAQRRDQAIVPMGRSGAGKTTSCQLALEHLVGTAGSIDGRVSVEKIQAMFTVLGAFGAVSTEQNSSSTRFSMILSLDFSASGRIAAAHLQTMLLERSRVAQQPPGESNFNIFPMMLAGLDVAQRTTLHLHQVAESNAFGIKPFSKPEEKQKASAAFAKLQAAMGVLGITAEEQVAVWRVLAGIHHLGAAGACRVGRKQFMYFEWATHAAEVLGCELEELSTAVFKHHLKQILAQAAARGGARPSEEEGPSGQKMTGVECVEGMASGLYEELFAALVSMINRSFSSQHFSIASIAVVDTPGFHNPRHQGGQRAATFEELCHNYVHERLQGLFYERTFVSEMERYKEVSVGAWGCLGQMQCL, encoded by the exons atgaagaaagatgTTGGAGGTAGGAAGAAGGAACCGAAGGAAATGAAAGAGCctgcaaaaagcacaaaaaagtcAGAGAGCGCCAAGAGGGAAGCAGGAGGCACCCAAGAAAAGCCTGACGGTGTGGCAAAGGGAGTGGGGAAGGCAAAGGGAGAGCcccaagaaagcaaagaagcacCACAAGGAGGTgaagaggcactggcagagAGCAAAGCAGCACGTGTGGAGAGTAAAGAGGAGACAGGAGAGAGCGCAGACCAGGAGCAG GCTCCCAAGGACGTGTGGTACGAAGCGGACAAAGTGTGGCTCATGCAGCAGGATGGCTTCGTGCTCG CCACGCAGCTGAAACCCGACGTGGGGACACCGGAGCTGCCAGCGGGCAGAGTGCGGGTGCGCCGGGATGCAGACGGCAGCATCACCGAGGTGGATGAGGACAGCGTGCAGCGG ACCAACCCTCCCCACCTGGACCTGGCTGAGGACCTGGCCACGCTCCTCAACCTCAATGAGTGCAGCGCCCTGAACACACTGCAGCATCGCTACCACTCCCACCTCCCCTACACCTACGCCGGGCCCAGCCTGGTGGCCATCCGGCCCGGCCCCGACGCCGGCAACCATGCGGGGAAG GTGTCCAAGGGGAGGCgagacagcacagcaccacatATCTGCTCGGTGGCACAGAGAGCCTACAGGACCCTGCTGGCCCAGAGGCGGGACCAGGCCATCGTGCCCATGGGGCGCAGCGGTGCAGGGAAGACCACGAGCTGCCAGTTGGCcctggagcacctggtgggCACTGCGGGCAGCATAGATGGCCGAGTCTCAG TGGAGAAGATCCAGGCAATGTTCACGGTGCTGGGAGCCTTTGGGGCAGTGAGCActgagcagaacagcagctccaCACGCTTCTCCATGATCCTCTCTCTGGACTTCAGTGCTTCTGGGCGCATCGCTGCCGCTCACCTCCAG accatgctgctggagaggagccgTGTCGCCCAGCAGCCCCCTGGGGAGAGCAACTTTAACATCTTTCCTATGATGCTGGCGGGCCTGgatgtggcacagag GACCACGTTGCACTTGCACCAGGTGGCTGAGAGCAACGCCTTTGGGATCAAGCCCTTCTCAAAG CCcgaggagaagcagaaggcGAGCGCAGCATTTGCAAAGCTGCAAGCAGCCATGGGCGTGCTGGGCAtcacagcagaggagcaggtGGCCGTGTGGAGAGTGCTGGCTGGCATCCACCACCTGGGAGCCGCGGGGGCCTGCCGAG TGGGCCGCAAGCAGTTCATGTACTTTGAGTGGGCGACGCACGCTGCCGAGGTGCTGGGCTGTGAGCTGGAGGAGCTCAGCACCGCCGTCTTCAAGCACCACCTGAAGCAGATCCTGGCGCAGGCGGCAGCACGGGGCGGCGCGAGGCCCTCCGAAGAGGAGGGACCCTCAG GGCAGAAGATGACGGGTGTAGAGTGTGTGGAGGGAATGGCTTCAGGTCTCTACGAAGAGCTCTTTGCTGCGCTCGTCTCCATGATCAACAG gtccttctcaTCCCAGCACTTCTCCATCGCCTCCATTGCGGTGGTGGACACCCCTGGCTTCCACAACCCGCGGCACCAGGGTGGGCAGCGGGCAGCCACGTTTGAGGAGCTGTGCCACAACTACGTGCATGAGCGGCTGCAGGGGCTCTTCTATGAGAGAACCTTTGTCTCGGAGATGGAGAGGTACAAAGAGGTGAGCGTGGGCGCATGGGGCTGCCTTGGGCAGATGCAGTGcctgtga
- the GRK3 gene encoding beta-adrenergic receptor kinase 2, with protein MTYAFHTPDKLCFILDLMNGGDLHYHLSQHGVFSEKEMRFYATEIILGLEHMHNRFVVYRDLKPANILLDEHGHVRISDLGLACDFSKKKPHASVGTHGYMAPEVLQKGTAYDSSADWFSLGCMLFKLLRGHSPFRQHKTKDKHEIDRMTLTVNVELPDSFSPELKSLLEGLLQRDVSKRLGCQGRSAQEVKEHPFFKGIDWQQVYLQKYPPPLIPPRGEVNAADAFDIGSFDEEDTKGIKLLDSDQELYKNFPLVISERWQQEVAETVYDAVNADTDKIEARKRAKNKQLGHEEDYALGKDCIMHGYMLKLGNPFLTQWQRRYFYLFPNRLEWRGEGESRQNLLTMEQIVSVEETQIKDKKCILLRIKGGKQFVLQCESDPEFVQWKKELTEAFTEAQRLLRRAPKFLNKSRSTVVELSKPPLSHRNSNGL; from the exons ATGACCTATGCCTTCCATACCCCTGACAAACTTTGCTTCATTCTGGACCTGATGAATG GAGGAGATTTGCACTACCACCTCTCCCAGCACGGagtgttttctgaaaaagaaatgaggttTTATGCTACTGAAATCATCCTGGGCTTAGAACACATGCACAATCGCTTCGTTGTATACCGAGACCTAAAG CCTGCAAATATCTTGCTGGATGAACACGGGCATGTAAGGATATCAGATCTGGGGCTGGCCTGTGATTTCTCCAAAAAGAAGCCACACGCAAGTGT AGGTACCCATGGATACATGGCTCCAGAGGTGCTGCAGAAGGGAACGGCGTATGACAGCAGTGCGGACTGGTTCTCATTAGGCTGCATGCTTTTCAAACTTCTGAGAGG TCACAGTCCTTTCAGACAGCACAAAACCAAAGATAAGCACGAGATCGACCGGATGACGCTCACCGTG AATGTGGAGTTACCAGATTCCTTTTCTCCTGAACTAAAATCCCTTTTGGAAGGGCTCCTGCAGCGGGACGTTAGCAAGAGGCTTGGATGCCAAGGGAGAAG tgcaCAGGAAGTAAAAGAACATCCTTTCTTCAAAGGGATTGATTGGCAGCAAGTATATTTACAAAAG TATCCTCCCCCATTGATTCCTCCCCGAGGAGAAGTAAATGCAGCAGATGCTTTTGATATTGGGTCGTTTGATGAAGAGGACACTAAAGGCATTAAG TTGCTCGATAGTGACCAGGAGTTATATAAGAACTTCCCACTGGTAATATCGGAGCGTTGGCAGCAAGAAGTAGCAGAAACTGTTTATGATGCAGTAAATGCAGACACGGATAAAATTGAGGCCAGAAAAAGGGCTAAAAATAAGCAGCTTGGCCACGAGGAAG ATTACGCCCTTGGGAAGGATTGCATTATGCACGGGTACATGCTGAAGCTGGGGAACCCATTCTTGACTCAGTGGCAGCGGCGTTACTTTTACCTCTTCCCAAACCGACTTGAATGGCGAGGAGAAGGAGAGTCAAGG CAAAACCTACTGACAATGGAACAAATAGTGTCTGTTGAAGAAACGCAAATTAAGGATAAGAAGTGCATCCTGCTGAGAATTAAAGGAGGAAAGCAGTTTGTCCTGCAGTGTGAG AGCGACCCAGAATTTGTTCAGTGGAAGAAAGAGCTGACAGAAGCTTTCACTGAGGCTCAGAGGTTGCTGCGCCGGGCGCCCAAGTTTCTCAATAAATCTCGCTCCACAGTCGTAGAGCTCTCCAAGCCACCACTCAGCCACAGGAATAGCAATGGTCTGTAG